The genomic stretch CATTTTTGCCGCATTTTCCCGACACCGTGATCAACGAGGGGCTTTTTAAGAGGAAATTGATGGCTGATCTTCGTAACTATCAGAACCGCGCGCAGGCGGGAGCGCACGCGAGTGCTGAAATCGATCAGGGCCTGCGCGCCTATATGCTGCGCATCTACAATCTCATGGCGCTTGGCCTGGTGATCACCGGCGTGATGGCTTTCGGCCTGAGTTCGCTCGCCACCACCACGGACCAGGCAGCATCCGTTGCGCAGCTGCCCAACGGCATCCTGCTGACGAGCGTCGGCGCCGCCGTCTACGGCTCGCCGCTGAAATGGCTGGTCATGTTCGCGCCGTTGATCGCGTTCTTCTTCCTGGCCTTCAGGGTCAACAAGATGAGCGTCAGCGCCGCGCAGACCTCGTTCTGGGTCTATGCCGCGCTCACAGGCCTGTCGCTGTCGTCGATCTTCATCATGTACACGACGGCCAGCATCGTGCAGACCTTCTTCATCACCGCGGCCTCGTTCGGCGCCCTGTCGCTTTACGGCTACACCACCAAGCGTGACCTGTCGGCCATGGGCTCCTTCATGGTGATCGGCCTGTTCGGCATCCTGATCGCCATGGTGGTCAACATCTTCCTGCAGTCGAGCGCGCTTTCCTTCGCCGTTTCGGTGATCGGCGTTCTGGTCTTTGCAGGCCTGACCGCCTGGGACACGCAGAAGCTCAAGGAAATGTACTATGAAGGCGACGGTCATGAAGTCGCCGGCCGCAAGGCCGTCATGGGCGCGCTGACGCTCTATCTCGACTTCATCAACATGTTCCTGTTCCTGCTGCGCCTGCTCGGCAACCGGAACTGATCGAGAAAAATCCTATGCGTTCAAGGCGGCCTGCGGGCCGCCTTTTTCATGTCCTGAGCCAGCAGGAGCCGCAGCCCTCATGTCCATCACGATCCGCCCCGCAACGCCGGAAGACATCAACACCATCACCGAGATCTACGCCGAGAGCGTTTTGAACGGCGTCGCGAGCTATGAGCTCGAACCGCCGAGCCGCGCTGAAATGCGCAAGCGCATGGAAGCGGTCACGGCCGGCGGATTTCCCTATCTTGCTGCCGTGGAGAATGAAGCGCTCCTCGGCTATGCCTATGCCAGCGCCTTCCGGACCCGTCCGGCCTACCGGTGGCTCGTCGAAAATTCGGTCTATCTCGCGCCTCAGGCACGCGGACGCGGCATCGGCAGGCTGCTGCTCGAGCGGTTGGTGGAAGATTGCGAGACACGGGGTTTCCGCCAGATGGTTGCCGTCATCGGCGGCGCGAGCCCGGCCTCGATCGCGCTTCACAGAGCCTGCGGCTTTGCCGATGCCGGGCAGTTGAAGGGCACCGGCTTCAAACATGGCCGCTGGCTGGATACGGTGTTCATGCAGCGTCCGCTCGGAGAGGGCGACCGGTCCGAACCGCTGCCGCTTTCGCTCTGACCCGGCCTATTTCTCGACGAGCTTCAGCTTGCGGTCGAAGACCTTCAGCACCTGGCGCAGGTCGTGGCCGCGTTTCAGCACCATGCCATGGGTATTGGTGACGCTGAAGGCGCCCTGTTTCGCCGCCAGCTTCGGGTTCTTCTCGATCCGAAACAGCGGCAATTCGCCGGATCTCTTAAACACGGAGAAGACCGCCTTGTCCTTCATATGGTCGAGGGCGTAGTCGCGCCACTCCCCCTCACCGACCATCCGTCCGTAGACCCAGAGGATCGCATCGAGTTCGCGCCGGTGAAAGGTCACGGGCAGCGGCTCGGCCTTTCCGCCTGGCCTGAACTGGGAAAGATCGACGACATTGCTGTCGCCAGCTCCGTCGTTGCGTTGCGTGTCCGGCTTCTGCGCCATGCTTTTCCGCCTCGCATCTTGATGACATTCACACGACAGTCTGCCCGCTTCGGACAGAATTGCAAGAGCCGCCCGGTACCCGTCTTCGAAAGTGCCGACCAATAATTTGTTAACCCAGACGGCTTATCAATTCGGCAAGGGTTCTCGATCAGCAGTGCGTATCCATGTGTCCAGTCCTCAAAAGTCCGCTCGCCTCCGGCGCGTTTGAACGGCGTCCGGCCTCCGCGCGCCGCCACGGCGGACGAAAGGCGACGCGCCGATGAGCATCATCCGCAAGGATCTCGGACCGAGGCCTCCTGCACGGCTGAAATCGAAACTCTCGGTCGTGCGGCCCGGCAAGGCCGTTGCCGACCTCCGTCTGGAATTGAGAAGCGGCGGCGAGTTCTCCATTTTTTCCGAGGCCCCGGATGACCTCGAGCCGGCAATCGATCGCCTCGCCAACCAGGCCATCGAGGCAAATCCCTTCCAGTCGGCCGCTTTCGTGATGACGGCGCTCGGGCAAAGCCATGCTCATCAGCGCCTTGCGCTCGTCGAAGACACGGCCGGCGAGGCCGGCGCGCTTGCGGCGCTCATGGGCTTTTCAGTTACGGACCGCGGCTCGCATATGGTCGCGTCAGCTGCGCAAGGCGGGTATCACGCGCCGCTGATCGCACGTCACCGGCCGATGGCCACCATTGACCAGCTGTTCGAGGCGCTGGCCGGTTCGCTTGCCAATCTTCCGGGCATCATCGCCTTTCCGGCGCTTCTGGCCGATGGCGCCTTCATGCGCTCGGCACGCGCCGTGGCCGCCGCCCGCGGCCTCGCCTTCCGCGTTGCAGGCGCCTTCCGCGGCCGCGCCCTTTCCGGCAGGATGGATCCCACAGGCGCTCTCTCTCGGGCGGAGCGCGAGGCCTGGCAGGATAATCTCGGCAAATGGGAAGCGCTGCGGAGGAAGGGGCGGATCGCCTATCACGTCGCCCGCAACCCGCGTGAAGTCTCCGCCGCGCTGCAAGACCTTTCGCTTCTGTGCGACACGCCCGAAAATGCCAGCCGCTTTTCAGCCTTCGTCCCGGTGGCCAGGCTTCTGTCGGAGAACGACCGGCTCAGAATCCATGCGCTCTATCTCGAAGACCAGTTGATTGCGGCGGCCATACAGCCGGTGCATATGGGCGCGGCATGGGTCTGGAAAATGCTGGTGCGGCCGGACATGGAGGCGCTGGCGCTGGGCGAACAGTTGATGATGCGGTTGACCGAGTTCAATCTCGGTGATGCCAATATCGCCGTCACCCGGGTTGCGCCCGGCGCCGGCCCCTTTCTCGCCGAACGATTCTGGCCCGGAGAAGACGGCTATGCCAGCCTGCTCGTGGCGCTGCGCCCGGGCATGGAGCGCGCCCTCGACAGCGTTGCCGCGACATACGAGGACGCTGGCGCATAAAACGCCAGTCACTAGATCGTTTCCGCATTTCCTGGAAACGCGGAAATGATCTATCTATTTGTTTCAACGCATTTTCGTGGACGTCAGATGTTTCCATCTGACTGCGAAATGCTCTATGGCGCAGACCTGCGGTTGATGCTTCAAGAGCAGGATTTCAGCCGCGATTCCTCTGGCCGGTTCATCAGCGCGAAAATGTCGATATCCTGAAGCAGAGGGTGGAAACCCTCCTCCGTTCCGGCTTCGATCAGGACGTCGAGCGGCACGGCCGGCGCGATCATCGGCCCGTTCCAGCAGGCCGCGTCGAGATCGACCGAGAAGCCCGGCCTGGCCCCACCGGCCTCGCGGGCTGCGGCCATCTCCTGCTGCTGGTCCCTGAGCGCCAATGCGTCGGTCGGCGACAGACGCAGCACGGTCAGCTTCTGGCCGGGTTTGCGGAACTCTGCCACCGTCGCAGCCTCCTGCCCGGCATCCGCCGCCACAAGCGTGTAGTCCCGGCTGATCTCGCCGGAACCGGATTTCTGGTAAACGGTCAGAACGATCTCATTCTTCGGCAGCCGGAGTTCTTCGGGCGCCAGCACCGCAATCCTGAGGGATGCCGGATTGGCCGCGATCGGCGACGGGATCGTCGGTTTGGCGCCCGGCAGGAAATTCAAGGAGCAGGCGGAAAGAAGAACAAGACCGGAAGCAACCATGAGTTTTTTGAAATCGGGCATACTGGGCGTCACAAATATGGTTAATAATCATTCATACTATCGGCGATAGCTTAAAGCCGAGTAAAGAGCAGAGCGGCCCGTTCCATGCCCGTCATTCCCCGGAGGAGCTCTCGCTACAGGCCGCCAGCCGGCCCTTCCCGGCAATCGGGCAACCGTTCGCGTCCACGGCTTTCCAGCAGCCTGCCGATTTTCGCGTCCCTCATCAGGTCGATGGGCGGCTGATCGGGTTCGAGGGTGAGCGCGACATCGACGGTCATGCCGGAAAGATCCGCGCCGCCCACGACACAATGCGCCGTAAAGGACACCGAGAGCGCGCCCTTGCCGTCGACGCCCTCCTGCTTGTCACGCCGGATTTGGGCAAGAAGCGCGGCCATGCGCGCCGCATCCTCCGGCGCGAGCACGAGATCGACCGTATCCCGCGCGCCGCCGGCCAAGCGGTCCGCCGCGGCCGGCGTCCGGCGCGACACCCTCAGTCCCGCCTCTTCCTCCAGACGTTCGTGGCCCGGTACGTCCCAGCGCAGGGCAAGCGCCAGATCATTGTCGTCGACCGGCAGCGCCGCCGGCTTGGTCACTTCGATCACCAGCGTGGCCGGATCGGCGTCAAGCGGCGAAACGGCCTCGAGCGCGGCCGGCGCGACGCCGCCAATTGTCGAACAGGCCGCCGGCACCAGCAGGCCGATGAAGCAACAGGCGCGAACAAGAAAGGACCGGATCATAATTTTCCCTCGGTTGACATCAATTTCTTGTTGTTTTACGATAATTTTATCTCGTAAAACAAGAGGCATTCCTATGAATTCGAATAATGCGATCGCGCTTTCCAGATTATGCGGCCAGATGAAGCTCCTGACACGGATCATTCAGGCCGGTCTTGCAGCGGGCCTCGCCTATGCGGCCTGGACGGCCTTTGTCCGGCCGGACCGGGTCTCGACCTGGCTTGCCGATGCGCTCGACATTGCCGTCGCCGTGACGCTGACGCCGGCAACGGGGCTGGCGCTTTTCACGCTCTTCGCGCTCTTAGCGGGGGTGTTTTTCTACGGACTGCAGACCGTCTGGTCGCTGTTCGACAGGCTCCAGCATGACAGTCCGTTTTCCCATGAGGTCGCGGCGCTTCTGCGCCGTGCGGGCCTGATCGCGCTGGCCGGGGCCGTTGCCGGCCTTGTCCTGCATCCCGTGGCAACGCTTCTGGCGACGATCGCCAACCCGCCCGGCAGCCGGGCGCTGGCGATCGGGCTCGGCAGCGATCAACTGATGCTGTTCCTGCTCGCAGGGCTGCTGTTCGTGATGGGTCACGTGATGGTGCTCGCCACCGCGATCAACGAAGACTATCAGCGTTTCGTCTGACCCATGCCGATCATTGTCAATCTCGATGTCATGCTCGCCCGCCGCAAGATGCGGGCGAAGGTCCTCGCCGAACATGTCGGCATTACCGAGCAGAACATTTCGCTGCTGCGCTCGGGCAAGGTCAAGGGCGTGCGGTTTGAGACGCTGGAGAAAATCTGCGAGGCGCTCGACTGCCAGCCGGGCGACATCCTCGAGTATCAGCCGGAGGACACCGGCTGATTACCTTTCGCCAACAAAGCGGGAAACGAGACGTCAGAGCCCGATTTCATGCGCGTAGGGTGGATTCGCGCCGGCGCGGGAGACGGTGACGGCGGCGGCCTTGGCGCCGAGCGCCAGCGCCTCGGCGATCGCCTCGGGCGCAAGCGTGCGGATCTGCTCCTTGGTCAGGAGACCGGCGATATCAAGCGAGGCCAGAATACCGGCATCGAACGTGTCGCCAGCGCCGACGGTGTCGACCACCTCGACCTTTTCGCTCGGCACCTCGACCTTGTGCTCTCCGGTGTAACCGATCGCGCCGTCCGCGCCGCAGGTGATCACGACAAGGCTCGCCCCGGCCGCAATCCAGTGACGCGCCTTGTCGTCAAGCGAGCCTTCAAGGCCGAACCAGTCGAGATCCTCGTCGGAGAACTTGACGATATCCGACTTCGCCGCCATCCGCTCGATCCGCGCCCGGTGGCTGTCGGCATCGGTGATGAAGGTCGGGCGAATATTGGGGTCGAGCGAGATCACGCGCCTGTCCGCCTCGCGCATCAACAGAGCCTCGTAGGTGGAGCCGCAGGGCTCGGGGATGAGGCTGATCGCGCCAAAATGCATCGCCGCACAATCATCGCCGATCTCAGGCAGATCGTCCCCGGTGATCATCCGCCCCGCCGTGTTCTCGTCGTAGAAAGCGTAACTTGCCGAGCCGTTGATCAGCTTGACGAATGCAAGCGTCGTGGGACGGTCGGAAACGGCGACATAGGAATGATCGACCTTCGACGCATCCAGCTTTTCGCGGATGATGTCGCCCATCAGGTCGGACGAAATGCCGGAGAAGAAGCCCGTCTTGCGTCCGAGCCGCGCAAGCGCGACCGCCGTGTTGCAGACCGCGCCGCCCGCGTAGGGGGCAAAGGCAGGCTCGCCCCTGTCCGTCTCGCGCGGCAGCATGTCGATCAGGGCTTCCCCGCAGCATAGAATCATTCATCTTCTCCCAATTTCTGTAAGGCGTCCGTGCGCCGGGTCGCGGCAGTTCGCCCGCCAACCGAGGCGGGCGTTCCTTCTCCTCAGACGATCAGTTCCTCAAGCCCGCCGCGCGCCCGCGACCAGTCCATCGGATGGTCGAGGAAGGCGCCGACGGCATCGAGCGTCGCCTGATCGGCGAGCCCGTCCTTGCGCGCGACCGCAAGCACGTCCTTCCAGGTGGCGATATAATGAAGGGCAACGCCGCCTTCGCGGAAACGTCTCTCCGCCTCGCCGAAAATCCCATAATAGAACAATGCCATGCCGTGTTCCACCACGCCGCCGGCCGTGCGGATGGCGTTGATGAAGTTGAACATGGAGCCGCCGGCCGTCGTCAGGTCCTCGATCACCAGCACGCGCGCGCCCTTGGGCAGATGGCCCTCGATCTGCGCGTTCTTGCCGTAGCCCTTCGGCTTCTTGCGGACATAGATCATCGGCAGTTCCAGGCGATCCGCCAGGAAAGCGGCGAAGGGAATGCCGGCCGTCTCGCCGCCGGCGATGCAATCGAACTTTTCGAAGCCCGCATCGGCAAGCACCCGGGCGGCGGCAAAATCCATCAGCGTGGAGCGGATGCGCGGATAGGAAATCAGCTGCCGGCAATCGATATAGACGGGGCTGACCAGGCCGGAGGCAAGCTTGTAGGGCTCGTCCGGCGAAAAGTGAACGGCGCCGATTTCCCACAGCATGCGCGCCATCAGATCGCCCATCACCGCGGGCTCCGCGAAACTTGCTCTGCTCATCTCAACAATCCTCTTGTGCTGCGGCTTTTCGGAATGCGGGGAGGAGGCATCCCTGAAAAGCCCTCTTGCCGGCGTGCATATCCGCCGACGGCCGCCCTCAGTCCAATTGGACAATCGGGCGTGAAAAATCAATCGCCGCAAATCTGTTTCAACAGAGCCGAACGGCTGACCGGCACAGCATAGCTGAACCGGTTCCACCCGCAATGACGGATATTAAATCGTTTAGAAAATCTTTATGGCGGCGTTACGGGCGCGCCTAGATGTGGAGCCTCAAGAGGTTGTCTCGGTTCATGCCGAGTCGACTGATCGGTGTTTTTGACTTTATGCCGCCATGCGGACGGTGCCAATTGTACATGTGGTTCCAGTTCGGCAGATGCCGTTTTCGGTGCTCTGAGGATGGATAGGCGCGCGCATAGGCCCATTCGCGCAATGCTGTCTGGATGAAGCGCTCGGCCTTGCCGTTTGTCTTTGGCGTGTAAGGTTTGGTACGAATATGTTTCAGATGGAGCGCCTTGCAGGCTTTCGCGAAATCCCCGGCAATGTAGCACGAGCCATTGTCGGTCATGACCCGCTTCACCGTGATGCCGAGGCTTTGATAATAGGCGACTGCCGCCTTGAGAAATGCGACGGCGCTTTCAGCCTTCTCGTTGGGCAAGATGTCAGTGAATGCGATCCGGGATGCATCGTCGATACACACATGCACATATTCCCAGCCGATGCCGCGTGAATTGCTCTGGCCGGTCCTGTCACCTGTGATGCGGTGGCCGACGCGATTAAAGCGGCCAAGGCGCTTGATGTCGAGATGGATCAGGCCGCCCGGCTCGTCATATTCGTAACGCACGACCGGTTCGGCTGGAGCAATGTCCTTCATCCGGGACAAACCGACCCGCTTGAGAACGCGGCTGACGGTGGCCGGTGACACGCCTGTCTCCATGGCGATGTGCCTGCCGGTCAGGCGCTGACGACGAAGGGCGGCAATGCGCTCGCACAAGATGGCATCGGTCTGCCGGGGACTGCTCCTGGGCCGCGACGACCGGTCAGCCATTGCAGCGCGTCCACCCTTTCTGAAGCGCTCGACCCAACGAGACACGATCTTGTGGGAAACGGCATAGACTAAAGCCGCCTGCGCTTTCGTGAGCGCGCCAGACAGAACGGCAACAGCCATCTCCTCTCGACGCAGCGGGGTCAGTCGGGCATTCTTGTGAATGTTCATTCGGAGCCTCCGGTGAGTGCTGAAGCGTGGTAACTCCAGTCTCCTCGGTACGCTCCGAATGGACAACCTCCTGAAAGCCCACACCTAGAGCGCCGTGCGTCCTTTCGGACGCACAAAGGACGCTCTAACCTATTGAATCTACGCATCGTGCTTTCCGAAAAGCGATTCCGATTTTCGGGCCGATGCGCTAGACTTCCATGGAATAGCCGGCGCCGCGCACGGTGCGGATCACATCCGGCATCTGCGAGAAGTTGAGCGCCTTCCTCAGTCGACCGACATGCACGTCGACGGTACGCTCGTCCACATAGATGTCATGGCCCCAGACGCCGTCGAGCAACTGCGCGCGGGAAAACACTCGGCCGGGCGATGTCATCAGGAATTCGAGAAGCCTGAACTCGGTCGGACCGAGGCGGACTTCGCGCGCCTTACGGTGCACCCGGTGGGTCTCGCGGTCAAGTTCGATATCGCCGCATTTCAGCACGCTGGAGAGCACTTCCGGACGCGCGCGCCTCAAGATGGCCTTCACCCGCGCCATCAGCTCCGGGGTGGAGAACGGCTTGACGACATAATCATCGG from Martelella sp. AD-3 encodes the following:
- a CDS encoding Bax inhibitor-1/YccA family protein produces the protein MADLRNYQNRAQAGAHASAEIDQGLRAYMLRIYNLMALGLVITGVMAFGLSSLATTTDQAASVAQLPNGILLTSVGAAVYGSPLKWLVMFAPLIAFFFLAFRVNKMSVSAAQTSFWVYAALTGLSLSSIFIMYTTASIVQTFFITAASFGALSLYGYTTKRDLSAMGSFMVIGLFGILIAMVVNIFLQSSALSFAVSVIGVLVFAGLTAWDTQKLKEMYYEGDGHEVAGRKAVMGALTLYLDFINMFLFLLRLLGNRN
- a CDS encoding GNAT family N-acetyltransferase, whose protein sequence is MSITIRPATPEDINTITEIYAESVLNGVASYELEPPSRAEMRKRMEAVTAGGFPYLAAVENEALLGYAYASAFRTRPAYRWLVENSVYLAPQARGRGIGRLLLERLVEDCETRGFRQMVAVIGGASPASIALHRACGFADAGQLKGTGFKHGRWLDTVFMQRPLGEGDRSEPLPLSL
- a CDS encoding DUF2794 domain-containing protein, encoding MAQKPDTQRNDGAGDSNVVDLSQFRPGGKAEPLPVTFHRRELDAILWVYGRMVGEGEWRDYALDHMKDKAVFSVFKRSGELPLFRIEKNPKLAAKQGAFSVTNTHGMVLKRGHDLRQVLKVFDRKLKLVEK
- a CDS encoding GNAT family N-acetyltransferase, with product MSIIRKDLGPRPPARLKSKLSVVRPGKAVADLRLELRSGGEFSIFSEAPDDLEPAIDRLANQAIEANPFQSAAFVMTALGQSHAHQRLALVEDTAGEAGALAALMGFSVTDRGSHMVASAAQGGYHAPLIARHRPMATIDQLFEALAGSLANLPGIIAFPALLADGAFMRSARAVAAARGLAFRVAGAFRGRALSGRMDPTGALSRAEREAWQDNLGKWEALRRKGRIAYHVARNPREVSAALQDLSLLCDTPENASRFSAFVPVARLLSENDRLRIHALYLEDQLIAAAIQPVHMGAAWVWKMLVRPDMEALALGEQLMMRLTEFNLGDANIAVTRVAPGAGPFLAERFWPGEDGYASLLVALRPGMERALDSVAATYEDAGA
- a CDS encoding DUF2975 domain-containing protein, producing MNSNNAIALSRLCGQMKLLTRIIQAGLAAGLAYAAWTAFVRPDRVSTWLADALDIAVAVTLTPATGLALFTLFALLAGVFFYGLQTVWSLFDRLQHDSPFSHEVAALLRRAGLIALAGAVAGLVLHPVATLLATIANPPGSRALAIGLGSDQLMLFLLAGLLFVMGHVMVLATAINEDYQRFV
- a CDS encoding helix-turn-helix transcriptional regulator, producing the protein MPIIVNLDVMLARRKMRAKVLAEHVGITEQNISLLRSGKVKGVRFETLEKICEALDCQPGDILEYQPEDTG
- a CDS encoding carbohydrate kinase; translation: MILCCGEALIDMLPRETDRGEPAFAPYAGGAVCNTAVALARLGRKTGFFSGISSDLMGDIIREKLDASKVDHSYVAVSDRPTTLAFVKLINGSASYAFYDENTAGRMITGDDLPEIGDDCAAMHFGAISLIPEPCGSTYEALLMREADRRVISLDPNIRPTFITDADSHRARIERMAAKSDIVKFSDEDLDWFGLEGSLDDKARHWIAAGASLVVITCGADGAIGYTGEHKVEVPSEKVEVVDTVGAGDTFDAGILASLDIAGLLTKEQIRTLAPEAIAEALALGAKAAAVTVSRAGANPPYAHEIGL
- a CDS encoding orotate phosphoribosyltransferase — encoded protein: MSRASFAEPAVMGDLMARMLWEIGAVHFSPDEPYKLASGLVSPVYIDCRQLISYPRIRSTLMDFAAARVLADAGFEKFDCIAGGETAGIPFAAFLADRLELPMIYVRKKPKGYGKNAQIEGHLPKGARVLVIEDLTTAGGSMFNFINAIRTAGGVVEHGMALFYYGIFGEAERRFREGGVALHYIATWKDVLAVARKDGLADQATLDAVGAFLDHPMDWSRARGGLEELIV
- a CDS encoding IS481 family transposase; the encoded protein is MNIHKNARLTPLRREEMAVAVLSGALTKAQAALVYAVSHKIVSRWVERFRKGGRAAMADRSSRPRSSPRQTDAILCERIAALRRQRLTGRHIAMETGVSPATVSRVLKRVGLSRMKDIAPAEPVVRYEYDEPGGLIHLDIKRLGRFNRVGHRITGDRTGQSNSRGIGWEYVHVCIDDASRIAFTDILPNEKAESAVAFLKAAVAYYQSLGITVKRVMTDNGSCYIAGDFAKACKALHLKHIRTKPYTPKTNGKAERFIQTALREWAYARAYPSSEHRKRHLPNWNHMYNWHRPHGGIKSKTPISRLGMNRDNLLRLHI
- the phoB gene encoding phosphate regulon transcriptional regulator PhoB; translation: MVPKIAVVEDEEALSVLLRYNLESEGYEVETIMRGDEAEIRLQERVPDLLLLDWMLPGVSGIELCRRLRMRPETERLPIIMLTARGEESERVRGLAIGADDYVVKPFSTPELMARVKAILRRARPEVLSSVLKCGDIELDRETHRVHRKAREVRLGPTEFRLLEFLMTSPGRVFSRAQLLDGVWGHDIYVDERTVDVHVGRLRKALNFSQMPDVIRTVRGAGYSMEV